Proteins from a genomic interval of Paenibacillus sp. FSL H8-0048:
- a CDS encoding McrB family protein, with the protein MKKPQVVVPEDQAEYIDFYATGVPFEYRLEFITYQPNPSVWWVNQGTSIQAEKEEGILWAPLLNTQGRKLYHWETMKEVQEGDIVLHYSNKAIRYVSQVTAAAVEAPKPSSMANTGWQEEGRLIRTTYVELIPPIALQQFNQQIMQLNITQGPLHTGGGVNQGYLFRFSRQGLQVLQSLTAEVNWPDFAILDQEEAASNMESLCEVIPILPPSDTSISGFLHHIQSHIRRQGFFFPEHLIENFYLSLKAKPLVILAGISGTGKTRLVKLFAEALGATRDNGQFRLIPVRPDWSDPADLLGYKDLSGRFQPGPVMQVFVEARQPENRHQPYFICLDEMNLARVEHYFSDLLSVLETQEWQEGAIQTQALISPALLGNPEDERTYGGHGIPENVFLIGTVNMDETTHPFSKKVLDRASTLEFNYINLQQYPQEAAQAEDVPAALTELNHLFVRSDYLKLADAYEPYQELVVRTTGRLVKINALLEDIHAHVGFRVRDAVCFYMIYNERYGLMDEEEAFDWQLLQKILPRIQGSHSSVRRVLLSLIKEAIGNGTSLSFNMESLMEDASPLYLAWAGGKTPPGLKHPQSARKLAYMLRRLEEDGFTSYWLS; encoded by the coding sequence GTGAAGAAACCCCAAGTTGTCGTCCCCGAAGATCAAGCGGAATACATAGATTTCTATGCGACGGGTGTTCCTTTTGAATACCGTCTAGAGTTCATTACCTATCAGCCGAATCCTAGTGTGTGGTGGGTTAATCAGGGGACTTCTATTCAGGCGGAGAAGGAAGAGGGAATTCTGTGGGCGCCTCTACTGAATACACAAGGGCGTAAACTCTATCACTGGGAGACGATGAAGGAAGTTCAGGAAGGCGATATCGTTCTTCATTACTCGAACAAAGCTATTCGTTATGTAAGTCAGGTTACTGCTGCGGCAGTGGAAGCTCCTAAGCCAAGCTCCATGGCGAATACAGGTTGGCAGGAAGAGGGACGGCTAATTCGCACTACTTATGTAGAATTGATTCCGCCCATTGCGTTGCAACAATTCAATCAGCAAATCATGCAATTAAATATCACCCAAGGACCGCTCCATACTGGAGGCGGAGTCAACCAGGGATATCTGTTCCGTTTCTCAAGACAAGGGCTTCAAGTACTTCAATCGCTCACGGCAGAAGTGAATTGGCCTGACTTCGCTATTCTAGATCAAGAAGAGGCTGCCTCCAATATGGAGAGCCTATGTGAGGTGATTCCTATTTTGCCACCATCAGATACTAGCATTTCAGGTTTTCTCCACCACATCCAATCCCACATCCGCCGCCAGGGCTTCTTTTTCCCGGAGCATCTGATCGAGAATTTCTACCTGTCGCTGAAGGCGAAGCCGTTGGTGATTCTGGCGGGGATCTCGGGGACGGGGAAGACGAGGCTGGTGAAGCTGTTCGCAGAGGCGCTGGGGGCGACAAGGGATAATGGGCAGTTCCGGTTGATTCCGGTGCGGCCGGATTGGAGTGATCCTGCGGATCTGCTGGGGTATAAGGATCTGTCGGGCAGGTTCCAGCCGGGACCGGTGATGCAGGTGTTCGTGGAGGCGCGGCAGCCGGAGAACCGGCATCAGCCGTATTTTATCTGCTTGGATGAGATGAACTTGGCCCGGGTGGAGCATTATTTCAGTGATCTCTTAAGTGTGCTGGAGACGCAGGAGTGGCAGGAGGGGGCGATTCAGACACAGGCCCTGATCTCTCCAGCGTTGCTTGGGAACCCTGAGGATGAGCGGACCTACGGCGGCCATGGCATCCCGGAGAATGTGTTCCTGATCGGGACGGTGAATATGGACGAGACCACGCACCCTTTTAGCAAAAAAGTCCTCGACCGCGCCAGCACCCTGGAGTTCAATTACATCAATCTGCAGCAGTATCCGCAAGAGGCGGCTCAGGCTGAAGACGTTCCTGCTGCGCTTACGGAGCTGAATCATCTGTTCGTCCGTTCGGATTATCTGAAGCTGGCAGATGCCTACGAACCTTATCAGGAGCTTGTGGTGCGGACGACCGGGAGGCTGGTGAAGATCAACGCGCTGCTGGAGGATATTCATGCTCATGTGGGGTTCCGGGTGCGGGATGCGGTGTGCTTTTATATGATCTATAACGAGCGTTATGGCCTGATGGATGAGGAAGAGGCGTTCGACTGGCAGCTGCTGCAAAAGATTCTCCCGCGCATTCAAGGCAGTCACTCCTCGGTGCGCCGGGTTCTGCTGAGCCTGATCAAGGAGGCCATTGGCAATGGGACGAGCTTATCGTTCAATATGGAATCGCTTATGGAGGATGCATCGCCTCTCTATCTGGCCTGGGCTGGCGGGAAAACTCCGCCTGGGCTGAAGCATCCGCAGAGCGCTCGCAAATTGGCGTATATGCTGAGGAGGCTGGAGGAAGATGGATTCACCTCATACTGGCTCTCGTGA